A stretch of DNA from Sander lucioperca isolate FBNREF2018 chromosome 8, SLUC_FBN_1.2, whole genome shotgun sequence:
AGGAAAGTTTTGTTACTTTGTAGGAGTATGAATCATTATGACTTTAAGGCcctgcacacccacacaggaGTTTTcagttatattatatattgtatattagaCCTTATATCCCAAAATAGCAGGAGCAATACAGCGAACAGGAGAGTCAGGGTGCTTTTCTTACAGtgacatgttaaaatgtcttcTTAGACAGTGCCTGTGTCTGAAGGTCTTTTGATGTTTACGGTTTGTGGTTTTCACACTTATAGTGCAGTAGTACAATATTTGTGAAATCACATTGAACAAGATCAGAGCCTCCTTATAAAGAACTGGTTATAATGGTTATAATGGTTATACAATGTGAAAACTCACTCTTCTATCTATAGGGTCACTATGTGGCTAAAATGTGTTCAGCACTATGCAGGAGTGGTTTTCCTGCAGTTGAACATTGCACATGTATGTGCATTTTACACATCATTTTTTTACATGGCCTTCAAGAAGAAGGAAGTTTCAATTCTCAATTCCAAGTGTATGACCTCCAACGCTATACACGCGACAAAACTTTATACCGCAAAAAGAACGACATGTGCATTGGTTCTGAGCAGCCAAATCAACTAACTACGTAAATAGCAACAAACCACTTCCTCTTCTTTGCGCCTCCTCCACAAATTCATCTCAGAGCTGATGTTGAAGTTTCAGTCCGTGTTTGATGGTCATTATGTTCAACCGGGACCAAGCAGCTCTGCTCTCCATTCAACTATATGTTATGGTTCAGGTTTTCGCAGGTACAGTGGACATTTGTAGTTGTGATGCATGCTTTTCTGTTGattcaattcatttttattttattttatttcatttcatattgattgattgtttcCCTCAATGTTAGAGATTCTTTCAGACACAGTTGAGCAAAGGAATATGCTGGTGTCCAGGGGAGACCCCGTCATCCTCACTTGCAACATATCAACGACAAATGCAACGCAAATCAACTGGACCAAAGacagctcttttttttctcatctagTCTTACACAACAAGACTGTTTCAAATTTCACCTCTCACAAAATAGACATAAACTTACCTTCAAAGCTGAATATTTCTAATGTTCAGCATGACAATGCAGGACTCTACAGATGTGATATAATTGACAAAAAAGGTACATGGACTATCAAGTGGAATTTAACGGTGTCTGAACCTGAAGGTATGTAGGACACAAAACAGGACTAATCATCTCTATACCAGCCATAGTGTATTTCAAAGCTCAAACTGCATGCTGCTTAAATTAATTCACATCTGATTTTGTGCAGAAACCAGTCCATCGTGGTCTTTTctacacataggcctactcaCAGCTGTAACTGGATTGCTACTATGTGTCTTGACTTCAGCTGTCTGCCTCCACAGGCGAGTGATACCTTTAAGCTTTCAGTTTGTACAAATTGATTTGACTCTTCTCTGTTGCGGAGCAGTAGGCCTACTGGGAACTTAAGTTGATTTTAGTAGTAGATTTTAGCATTAAAAGTGTCAGTTAACCTAAATTACAAACAAATGATAATTTCTGACTCACCCCTATGTATCATCCGACCTCTTGGGCCCGTTATTCATAGACATGGTGTCTCTTTTCATTTGTATGCTGATGATGAGCAGATGTTCCTGCCTGTTAGAGCCACAGACCCTGGAATGTCAAAACAGAGATCCTTGTCATAGGGTCCCAGCACATAGCAGAACAAATTCTGCCTACGATTGGTCCCCTATTGGACAACATCAAGCCTGTTGCAAGTAATCTTGGTGTCTGGTTTGACAGTTGAAGTGGCACACCACAAACCTGGTGCAATCATGTTTTTATtatcttaaaatattttaaaaatatgatCCAACTTAACTTTTAAAGACAGAGACAATTTTACATACCTTCATCTCATCACGCCTGGATTACTGCAACAGCCTCTTTACTTGCTTGAACCAAAAATCTATGATTCCAGACTGTACAGAACTTGGCTGCCAAGCCTTTAACCAGAACCAATACGTGATCACATTGCTCCTGTTTTAGCCTCTTGTTTTAGAATAGATTTTGAGATTTTACTGATCACTTTTAAGGCTCTTAATGGCATCGCACCCTGCTATATCTCTGACCTTCTAGTTCATGTCGGTACATACTTTGAGATCCTCGCACAGAGGTTTTTCATTTGTTCTAGGTGCCTGGCGGAAAACTAAACATACTTCTATCAGAGGGACTTTCCTGATTTTATTTGCGCTTGAACCACCTtgtgaatgtattttatttctttttaaaacgtttttccttttcttacatactgtacactgtaCAGGTCTTTATACACCAAAtagtttttcatttgttttcttgaAAACCCTGATGATTTTATGACTTgtctgttttatatttgttcTTAGTGAGTAATGTGGATTTTGAAAAGTTAAATGAATAaagatgattattattattattattaataataataataatattatcatCTTGTCATAGAGTTAGTCTTGGTTTTATGTTTATTATGTCCAGGTCTGCATTTTAGCtccattcaaataaaaaaaaggactgGACGCGCTCAACTCATGTAGACACTTAGACAACTTTGAATGTTGGGTGCTGGATCCTAAAAGTGAATAATCACAAATAAAGCTAGTAGTACAGCAGTCCAATTTGATAGTTTATTGCCACACAACGGACGTTTCAGGCAGCGCCCTTCCTCAGCGTGTGCACAGACAATTACAAACAATACTCcacacacaggtgggtttaaCTATTCAACCAAAACTGTCCAGGTGGAGTAAATCATCCACAACTAGCCCTTCAATTCCAACGGAGGGAGCCACAACCAATCCAGATCAGACCCTGATCTGAGGAAGGGCGCTGCCAGGAATGTCCGTTGTGTGGcaataaaatatcaaattagaGTGCTGCCCTAGTAGCTTTATTTAAGCTccattcaaataaaataaaaggtaaATGGAATTTTCTTTGTGATGCTCATGGCATTGGTCCATGAGAAATGCATTGGGCCCATAGCTCTGCTTTAAGCAAAGCTtgtggtgagattgttttgtcaattaaaatataacgtttaaaaaattaaacaagCACCTTTTCCAGAAAAGGGGTCCCTAAATGGAGACGAATACAGTTTCATTTATCTACATTATATCAGGGTTTTGCAGCAATCTTAAAATGTGTAATATGGGTGAATCAACCCTTAATGGCTCTATTTTTGTGGCGACAAAAAATTGTACAAGCTGCTAAAGCTGTTTCACTGACCTTAAAATGTCCTTTACTTGTGCCTTTTGTCGAGGTATTTGTGTGCACAGTGGAAGGAGCAGAGATGTGAGGAAGTGCACAAAGTCATACGCATGAGGTCAGGGTCATAGCTGCCATTGAGAACACAGTGAGCTCATGTACTGTGTAATTTACTCATGATAGTTTTTTCCAGGCTGAGTCAACTGTGTTTAAATTCAATATGCTTAAATCAGACTACTTTTTGGCCAAAACATTCTAAATTAGAAAACAACAAGGACTGCGTATCAATATAAGTATCTATACAATATCTTTAGGGAATATAAACATTAACCTTTTGAACTTTTTCTTTTGATTTAACAAAACATATCAAACTGCTCAATGCATCCGTGCTGAATAAAAAGTTTTGCCTACGTAAGATATACTCTAAGGTTAGAgatatttcccaaaataaatCAGGAAATATCTAATCAAAGAATAAGTCAAAAAGCCTTAAGATCTGATAAAGCTTTCAACACCGACTTTTGATGCACTTTTCAATACTCTGTGCTACAGACATTTTGATTAAGGATTGAAGTTTGAGATTTGATACCCAGCCATGTAATTATCAGTATTTCTCCACCATCAGTTTCATGCCTGGCAGTGTTGAAGGTTTTGAAACATTTAGACTTTAATGCTGGGAAATGAAATTTACatatttcaacataaaatatgaatataattaagcaaaagaaaaaaagaaatgtaaaaactcAAAACAATTTGGATAACGTGTTTTTGACTTTGGTGGATGTGGAACTCGTGACCTAAAATCCTGGTTAGGGCCGTGGTTGCTACAGAACTTAGTCTGTAGTTAACCTACCTGTACACGTAAATGGGCTTTGATGCATATATCTATAGTGTAGCTACATGCACAGAGACTGTATGAATGTTTTGATGTCACTAAAGATTCATGCAAACAGAATAACTATAAAGACTTAAGAGTTGATGCAATGGGCTTTGACAAACTTAAAGCATTCCCAACAAAAGCATTGTTGTCATACATAAGCATGACCAAATGTTAGTGAATGTAACCCTATAATTGTAATCACTACAATGAAAAAAGATTGCAAAAAAACGTATTTACAAAGTTTACAGGAGTCAGTTACGACATAACAATACTCCCGTGGATCTTtttgttacaaaaaaaacaaaaacgagcAGAATGTCTTCACAAAGGTAAATTCACTTTGAAAAGACACATCATTTACCTTTGCTCCATTTGTCATTAATGGCCAGCTTGTATTTGTGTGCAATTCTATTCAGGAGCACAGTAACCTAATAATGTCACACATCTGAGTACTCCTTTGACAACTGTTTGTGAATAAATTGCCATCATGAGATTTTCAGTGTATTCTTCTTGTGTTTAACTTTTGAAGTTTATCAATGCAGAAAACTCAGGGCCAGGATACCAAACCAGAACCCAGTACAGGAGCAGTTTGATCTTCAGTCGGAAGGAGAGGTCAGAGAGACTTTCTCATCTTTAACACTCTCACATGTCtcttcttttttattcattCTCGGAAACAGTgattaactttattttttacttccTATTTCTGTAGGTGGGTCTCCCTCAGCTGCAGGGTGTCACAGACATTAGGGGAAATTACAAGCACAGGAGTCAGTACACGGAGAGGCTCAATTCAATCTACGGTCTCTGAGCTGATGAGGCATTTAAATGAAAGTTAAACAAGAGACATGGACAAACCAGGGGCTTCAAGGGAAGGCAATCAGAGGGAGGACAACTGGGTCCCTGATGCCTTTGGCTTATCTAACATTAATACATTAAAACCAGAGCTGTCACTGTAgggattttttttacttgtgaaTTCATGGTACTCTGTGTATTTTAGTATGTTGTTATGTATAAGTTGGTTTTATGAGTAGTATGCTGTGTTGAATGTTTTCATGTCTGTCAATGTCAATGTTAGttgtaatgacaataaaggtATCTCAGCTCAACAGGCTTCCATTGGGTTCTGTGCCCCCTACTGTTCTGTGAGGGAATTACAGGGGGTATTTTAAATTACAATACACTGCATTTCAGAGACTACAGTCAAGTATAGTTTTATGTTCAATTATTCCAGTGGAGGacatctctgagtgtgtgttgcTCTGCTGTTTTACTCACAGACAAGATATATgctggcagagagagacaggataTTTTGTAATTGTAAAGTAACAGTTCTTGTTCTTATAATAGTGTCAAAGTGTCTTGTGATCAAAACAGTGAAGTATTCCAAAGTAGAAGCTGTTGACTCCTCTGGGGGAATGCATATGTAACCCACTGAGCAACAGCTCCTTTATTAGGTCAGGTTATTATGCTTCAAGCATCAAAAGTATTTGACATGTTCTTAAAGTACACTCAGCAGCAGGGTCACACTATGTGGCTAAAGTGTGTTCAACACTATGCAGAGGTGCTTTTCCTGCAGTTGAACATGTCTGTTATATGCATTTTAATGATCACTAATTAAATAAATTTTAcggtatatttatttttattttcaacatgcTCTAAATGTACACTTAGCAGAATGGTCACACACCTTAGTTTTGAGCAGCCAAACAGCAGCTAACCACTTCCTTTTCTCTGCGCCTCCTCCACAAATACATGTAAAAG
This window harbors:
- the LOC116047068 gene encoding uncharacterized protein LOC116047068, translated to MVIMFNRDQAALLSIQLYVMVQVFAEILSDTVEQRNMLVSRGDPVILTCNISTTNATQINWTKDSSFFSHLVLHNKTVSNFTSHKIDINLPSKLNISNVQHDNAGLYRCDIIDKKGTWTIKWNLTVSEPEETSPSWSFLHIGLLTAVTGLLLCVLTSAVCLHRKLRARIPNQNPVQEQFDLQSEGEVGLPQLQGVTDIRGNYKHRSQYTERLNSIYGL